A genomic segment from Brienomyrus brachyistius isolate T26 chromosome 9, BBRACH_0.4, whole genome shotgun sequence encodes:
- the ccdc12 gene encoding coiled-coil domain-containing protein 12, which yields MQIITTKSARFTAPVSQVQLNRPTRLSFASACIDYLAFNFVSRHHIMEPVVGALQEQALKRKERLKALRSRQLQGNVPEDGEPDRKRMLEEEEGVEERHRELRLRNYTPEDEELKERQVPKAKPASVEEKVKEQLDAATPKPVIEEVDLVNLAPRKPDWDLKRDVAKKLEKLEKRTQKAIAELIRERLKGSEAELAGAVGAVKEGEGDSD from the exons ATGCAAATAATCACTACGAAGTCAGCTCGGTTTACAGCCCCAGTCTCCCAAGTGCAGTTAAATCGACCTACTCGGCTCTCTTTTGCTTCTGCCTGTATCGACTATCTGGCCTTCAACTTCGTCAGCCGCCATCATATCATGGAGCCGGTGGTTGGTGCGCTTCAGGAGCAGGCtttgaaaaggaaagaaagattaAAGGCACTAAGATCCAGACAGCTACAA GGGAATGTTCCAGAAGATGGGGAGCCGGACAGGAAGAGAAtgctggaagaggaggagggtgTGGAAGAGAGACACAG AGAACTAAGACTGAGAAATTACACACCAGAGGATGAGGAACTGAAGGAGAGGCAGGTCCCCAAGGCCAAACCTGCATCTG TGGAGGAGAAGGTTAAGGAGCAGCTGGATGCTGCGACCCCCAAGCCAGTCATTGAGGAAGTG GACTTGGTAAACCTCGCTCCCCGGAAGCCTGACTG GGATCTGAAGAGAGATGTGGCCAAGAAGCTGGAGAAGCTGGAGAAGCGGACGCAGAAGGCCATTGCCGAGCTGATCC GGGAACGTCTGAAGGGCAGCGAGGCGGAGCTGGCCGGTGCCGTCGGAGCCGTGAAGGAAGGAGAAGGGGATTCGGACTGA